Proteins encoded in a region of the Agromyces protaetiae genome:
- a CDS encoding MarR family winged helix-turn-helix transcriptional regulator — MDVTVLDRLLQIGELFERDMATHFAGSPLTPQRVQVLWELARGGSCAQHELAARLGVSPRHVTTLVDVLEAGGYVRRSPHPTDRRSIFVALTATAEDTMHEMQLDHEELSATLLEAVAPEDRAAVERGVTAIAERLAELVAADEARRREEARADS, encoded by the coding sequence ATGGATGTCACGGTGCTGGACCGGTTGCTGCAGATCGGCGAGCTGTTCGAGCGCGACATGGCGACGCACTTCGCAGGCTCGCCGCTGACGCCCCAACGCGTGCAGGTGCTCTGGGAACTCGCGCGCGGCGGGTCGTGCGCGCAGCACGAGCTCGCGGCGCGCCTCGGCGTGAGCCCGCGCCATGTCACCACGCTCGTGGACGTGCTCGAAGCGGGCGGGTATGTGCGGCGTTCGCCGCACCCCACCGATCGCCGGTCGATCTTCGTCGCGCTCACCGCCACGGCCGAGGACACCATGCACGAGATGCAGCTCGACCACGAGGAGCTCTCGGCCACGCTGCTCGAGGCCGTCGCACCCGAGGACCGGGCCGCGGTCGAGCGGGGGGTCACCGCGATCGCCGAGCGGCTCGCCGAACTCGTCGCCGCCGACGAGGCACGCCGGCGCGAGGAAGCGCGCGCGGACTCATGA
- a CDS encoding MFS transporter, translating into MTTDAAASAASASAAGSTGPNAVARSSWVPMIGLFLAQILMSYNVSALPVSLGGMVETFGVPPTDVSTAIVTYGLVVAALVMVGAKIGQRVGWVIVFRVVVALFAASALLMIFAPGVGWVILAQALAGASAAIIVPSLVALIAENYRGGQQETAIGSLGSARALAGVSAFLIGGTLATLVGWRQVFIVVLVLAVAVFVLSFKLRGLPGNPAVKIDVVAAVLIGLGIVSLTLGVNNLNAWGIVAARADAPFDVLGLSPAPLLIVIGLILVQLFFLWTRRRTKAGRVPLVSLSVFGSSRERAAVYAMFVVVALEAALNFTIPLYIQIVQGRTPFDTSLAMLPFNLTVFFTAMIVVRFYRRFSPRTIGMFSFGLTTIALIWLAFVVTNNWETLPTILGLFVFGVGQGALVTLVFNVLVTASPKQLAGDVGSVRGTTQNLASAVGTAVAGALLVGILGVNVASSLVEHPELPPELVSQVDLDSVNFVSNDRLEEVLSETDATPAQVDAAVALNEEARLGALKLGLFILAGVSALAVVPASRLPRFRPGEVPESVATGEATTGSKA; encoded by the coding sequence ATGACCACAGATGCCGCCGCATCCGCCGCATCCGCCTCAGCCGCCGGATCGACCGGTCCGAACGCCGTCGCCCGGTCGTCGTGGGTCCCGATGATCGGGCTGTTCCTCGCGCAGATCCTCATGTCGTACAACGTGTCGGCGCTGCCCGTCTCGCTCGGCGGCATGGTCGAGACCTTCGGCGTGCCGCCGACCGACGTCAGCACCGCGATCGTCACCTACGGGCTCGTGGTCGCGGCGCTCGTGATGGTCGGCGCGAAGATCGGGCAGCGGGTCGGCTGGGTCATCGTGTTCCGCGTCGTGGTCGCACTGTTCGCCGCGTCGGCGCTGCTCATGATCTTCGCGCCCGGCGTCGGCTGGGTGATCCTCGCGCAGGCGCTGGCCGGAGCATCCGCCGCCATCATCGTGCCATCGCTCGTCGCGCTCATCGCGGAGAACTATCGCGGCGGGCAGCAGGAGACGGCGATCGGATCCCTGGGCTCGGCCCGCGCCCTCGCGGGCGTGAGCGCCTTCCTGATCGGCGGCACCCTCGCGACGCTCGTCGGGTGGCGGCAGGTGTTCATCGTCGTGCTCGTGCTCGCCGTCGCGGTGTTCGTCTTGAGCTTCAAGCTGCGGGGCTTGCCGGGGAATCCCGCGGTCAAGATCGATGTGGTCGCCGCGGTGCTCATCGGGCTCGGTATCGTCTCGCTGACGCTCGGCGTCAACAACCTGAACGCCTGGGGGATCGTCGCCGCGCGGGCCGACGCGCCGTTCGACGTTCTCGGGCTGTCGCCCGCGCCGCTGCTGATCGTCATCGGGCTCATCCTGGTGCAGCTGTTCTTCCTGTGGACCCGGCGCCGCACGAAGGCGGGCCGGGTACCGCTCGTGAGCCTGTCGGTGTTCGGATCGTCGCGGGAGCGGGCCGCCGTGTACGCGATGTTCGTGGTCGTCGCGCTCGAGGCGGCGCTCAACTTCACGATCCCGCTGTACATCCAGATCGTGCAGGGCCGCACGCCGTTCGACACGTCGCTCGCGATGCTGCCGTTCAACCTCACCGTGTTCTTCACCGCGATGATCGTCGTGCGCTTCTACCGGCGGTTCTCACCACGCACCATCGGCATGTTCTCGTTCGGTCTCACGACGATCGCGCTGATCTGGCTCGCGTTCGTCGTCACGAACAACTGGGAGACGCTGCCGACGATCCTCGGCCTGTTCGTGTTCGGGGTGGGCCAGGGTGCGCTGGTGACGCTCGTCTTCAACGTGCTCGTGACCGCGTCGCCGAAGCAGCTCGCGGGTGATGTGGGTTCGGTGCGGGGGACGACCCAGAACCTCGCCTCAGCGGTAGGCACCGCGGTCGCGGGCGCGCTGCTCGTCGGCATCCTGGGCGTCAACGTCGCCTCGTCGCTCGTGGAACACCCCGAGTTGCCGCCCGAGCTCGTCTCGCAGGTCGATCTCGACAGCGTGAACTTCGTGAGCAACGACCGGTTGGAAGAGGTGCTGTCGGAGACCGATGCGACGCCGGCTCAGGTCGACGCGGCCGTCGCGCTCAACGAGGAAGCCCGCCTCGGCGCGCTGAAGCTCGGGCTGTTCATCCTCGCGGGCGTGAGCGCGCTCGCGGTCGTGCCCGCGAGCCGGCTGCCGCGGTTCCGGCCCGGTGAGGTCCCCGAGAGTGTGGCGACGGGGGAGGCGACGACCGGCTCGAAGGCCTGA
- a CDS encoding pyruvate dehydrogenase — translation MARTIADQLVAQLIDAGVDHIYGIVGDSLNPIVDAVRRSGGKANGGIDWIHVRHEEAAAFMAAAEAQLTGKLAVCAGSCGPGNLHLINGLFDAHRSKAPVLAIASHIPSAEIGSGYFQETHPERLFVECSNYCEQIATATQSPRVVNSAIRHATTGPGVSVVVISGDIAEFDATDGFPAYVPTATPTLVPAETDVRALADAINAAKNVAIFAGAGVEGAHDAVIAFAEHVKAPIGHSLRGKQWIQYDNPYDIGMTGLLGYGAAHAGIHDADLLLLLGTDFPYEQFLPDAGKVVIGQIDTDASHLGRRVSVAHPVHGDVRATLLMLTGLVKPKKSRTFLDRMLKKHEKLLGSVVGTYTDVDTVKPIHPEYAISVIDDATAADAIFTADTGMGNVWQARYVTPGPDRRIIGSFIHGSMANALPHAIGAQVAYPGRQVVAIAGDGGLSMLLGELITAAAYRLPVKVFVFNNSTLGLVKLEMLVNGFPDFGVDVPGVDYAGIATAIGFHAVRVEDPKLLQASVANALAHDGPALVDIVTDSRALSLPPAITGEQVKGFALAMSKIVLTGGGAEAVAMARSNIRHLPGL, via the coding sequence GTGGCCCGCACCATCGCCGACCAGCTCGTCGCCCAGCTCATCGACGCGGGCGTCGATCACATCTACGGAATCGTCGGGGACTCGCTGAACCCGATCGTCGACGCGGTCCGCCGCAGCGGCGGCAAGGCCAACGGCGGCATCGACTGGATCCATGTCAGGCACGAGGAGGCGGCGGCGTTCATGGCCGCCGCCGAGGCGCAGCTCACGGGCAAGCTCGCGGTGTGCGCGGGCAGCTGCGGGCCCGGCAACCTGCACCTCATCAACGGCCTGTTCGACGCGCACCGGTCGAAGGCCCCGGTGCTCGCGATCGCGAGCCACATCCCGAGCGCCGAGATCGGGTCGGGCTACTTCCAGGAGACGCATCCCGAGCGCCTGTTCGTCGAGTGCTCGAACTACTGCGAGCAGATCGCGACCGCGACGCAGTCCCCGCGCGTCGTGAACTCGGCGATCCGGCACGCGACCACCGGCCCCGGCGTCTCGGTCGTCGTCATCTCGGGCGACATCGCCGAGTTCGATGCGACCGACGGATTCCCCGCGTACGTGCCGACCGCGACGCCCACGCTCGTGCCCGCCGAGACCGACGTGCGCGCCCTCGCCGACGCGATCAACGCCGCCAAGAACGTCGCGATCTTCGCCGGCGCCGGCGTGGAAGGCGCGCACGACGCCGTGATCGCGTTCGCCGAGCACGTGAAAGCCCCCATCGGTCACTCGCTGCGCGGCAAGCAGTGGATCCAGTACGACAACCCGTACGACATCGGCATGACGGGCCTGCTCGGCTACGGTGCGGCGCACGCGGGCATCCACGACGCCGACCTGCTGCTCCTGCTCGGCACCGACTTCCCCTACGAGCAGTTCCTGCCCGACGCGGGCAAGGTCGTCATCGGCCAGATCGACACGGATGCCTCGCACCTCGGCCGTCGCGTCAGCGTCGCGCATCCCGTGCACGGCGACGTGCGTGCGACGCTCCTGATGCTCACCGGGCTCGTGAAGCCGAAGAAGAGCCGCACCTTCCTCGACCGCATGCTGAAGAAGCACGAGAAGCTCCTCGGCTCCGTGGTCGGCACGTACACCGACGTCGACACCGTGAAGCCGATCCATCCCGAGTATGCGATCTCGGTCATCGACGATGCGACCGCGGCCGATGCGATCTTCACCGCGGACACCGGCATGGGCAATGTGTGGCAGGCCCGCTACGTGACGCCCGGGCCCGACCGGCGCATCATCGGATCGTTCATCCACGGCTCGATGGCCAACGCGCTCCCCCACGCGATCGGCGCACAAGTCGCCTACCCCGGCCGGCAGGTCGTCGCGATCGCGGGCGACGGCGGGCTGTCCATGCTGCTCGGCGAGCTCATCACGGCGGCGGCGTACCGGTTGCCCGTCAAGGTGTTCGTCTTCAACAACTCGACGCTCGGGCTCGTGAAGCTCGAGATGCTCGTGAACGGCTTCCCCGACTTCGGGGTCGACGTGCCCGGCGTCGACTACGCGGGCATCGCGACGGCGATCGGCTTCCATGCCGTGCGGGTCGAGGATCCGAAACTGCTGCAAGCGTCGGTCGCGAACGCCCTCGCGCACGACGGCCCCGCGCTCGTGGACATCGTCACGGACTCGCGTGCGCTCTCGCTGCCGCCGGCGATCACCGGCGAGCAGGTCAAGGGGTTCGCGCTCGCGATGTCGAAGATCGTGCTGACCGGCGGCGGCGCCGAAGCGGTCGCGATGGCGCGCTCGAACATCCGGCACCTGCCCGGGCTCTGA
- a CDS encoding NADP-dependent oxidoreductase: MRVLELPEPHASAGEVRIKVAAAPVHPADINIRSGISAKYSPETNPVSDVYVVGWEVAGTIDEIGEGVRPELTVGTEVVAITEPIKNLGGQAEYVLVPAESVVPAPKGIDLTTASTLLMASLTARMAVDALALSPGATVAVTGSAGGIGGYAIQLAKAAGLTVIADAEDKDRDLVASFGPDIVLPRGGGFAAGVRELYPDGVAGAIDAGSVGDAVAAAVRDGGSISAVKGFTGDTARGVRWVPVFVYDQMRNTAALTRLRDLAEFGVLTPRVAGTFPPEHVAEAHRLIEEGGVRGRPVLVFEKHSNSRYTR; this comes from the coding sequence ATGCGGGTGCTGGAGCTGCCCGAACCACACGCCAGCGCTGGGGAGGTGCGCATCAAGGTCGCCGCAGCGCCCGTCCACCCCGCCGACATCAACATCCGCTCGGGGATCTCCGCGAAGTACAGCCCCGAGACCAACCCCGTCTCTGACGTCTACGTCGTGGGGTGGGAAGTGGCCGGCACGATCGACGAGATCGGCGAGGGAGTCCGCCCCGAGCTCACTGTTGGAACCGAGGTGGTCGCGATCACCGAGCCCATCAAGAACCTCGGCGGGCAGGCGGAGTACGTTCTGGTTCCCGCAGAGTCCGTGGTGCCCGCGCCGAAGGGCATCGACCTGACGACGGCCTCGACCCTGCTGATGGCGTCTCTCACTGCGCGGATGGCCGTGGATGCGCTGGCTCTCTCCCCGGGCGCGACGGTCGCGGTGACCGGCTCTGCTGGCGGGATCGGCGGGTACGCCATCCAGCTCGCCAAGGCAGCCGGGCTGACGGTTATCGCCGACGCGGAAGACAAGGACCGCGACCTCGTCGCGAGCTTCGGCCCGGACATCGTTCTCCCTCGAGGAGGCGGGTTCGCTGCCGGCGTGCGCGAGCTGTACCCCGATGGCGTGGCCGGTGCCATCGATGCCGGATCCGTCGGCGACGCCGTCGCTGCAGCAGTGCGCGATGGTGGATCGATCTCGGCCGTGAAGGGCTTCACCGGTGACACCGCCCGCGGCGTACGCTGGGTCCCCGTCTTCGTCTACGACCAGATGCGAAACACCGCGGCCCTCACCCGACTGCGCGACCTCGCTGAGTTCGGTGTGCTCACTCCCCGTGTAGCCGGGACCTTCCCGCCCGAGCACGTCGCCGAAGCCCATCGGCTCATCGAGGAAGGCGGAGTACGAGGACGTCCCGTGCTGGTCTTCGAGAAGCACTCGAATTCGAGGTACACCCGCTGA
- a CDS encoding NmrA/HSCARG family protein — MTETKKVLVTGATGMQGGAVVQALLRRGHSVTGFVRTPESAPARALAQQGVELATGNLEDLASLETASAGHDAVFSVQLFLADPADFDSEQRQARNVATAAKRAGVTQLIHTSVSGTGWRSRYPGYEQADLFRAYWDNKEAAEDAVRQSGVDRWTIFKPAWYMDNVLPGKRPDMFPDLPEGQLVTATGPQTAMALINAEDLGAAVAAAVVDPDTFHEAEIEFAGDVLTFREIAETISAAANRKITAVFRAPEEWEQVTGTPYADGRHWDDVVGYPARPYHADRYGLTTTTMKQWAARQDWRLPIVEGDGAL, encoded by the coding sequence ATGACTGAAACCAAGAAGGTGCTGGTGACCGGGGCTACGGGAATGCAGGGTGGTGCCGTTGTTCAGGCGCTCCTGCGCCGGGGCCACTCCGTGACGGGGTTCGTGCGCACTCCCGAATCAGCGCCCGCCCGGGCGCTCGCACAGCAGGGCGTCGAATTGGCGACCGGAAACCTGGAAGACCTGGCTTCCTTGGAAACGGCCAGCGCGGGGCATGACGCGGTGTTCTCCGTCCAGCTGTTCCTCGCCGACCCAGCAGACTTTGACTCCGAGCAGCGACAGGCCCGGAACGTCGCGACGGCAGCCAAACGCGCCGGCGTGACCCAGCTCATCCACACGTCCGTGTCGGGCACCGGGTGGCGTAGCCGCTACCCGGGTTACGAGCAAGCCGATCTGTTCCGGGCGTACTGGGACAACAAGGAGGCGGCGGAGGATGCGGTGCGCCAGTCGGGCGTCGACCGCTGGACGATCTTCAAGCCGGCCTGGTACATGGACAACGTGCTCCCCGGAAAGCGTCCCGACATGTTCCCCGACCTTCCCGAGGGACAGCTCGTGACGGCCACGGGTCCGCAGACCGCGATGGCTCTGATCAACGCGGAAGACCTAGGTGCCGCCGTCGCGGCTGCGGTCGTCGACCCCGACACGTTCCACGAAGCCGAGATCGAGTTCGCCGGCGACGTGCTCACGTTTCGCGAGATCGCCGAGACAATCTCCGCAGCCGCGAACCGGAAGATCACGGCCGTCTTCCGCGCTCCTGAGGAATGGGAGCAGGTCACCGGGACACCCTATGCAGACGGTCGACACTGGGACGACGTTGTCGGCTACCCGGCGCGCCCTTACCACGCCGACCGCTACGGACTGACCACGACAACCATGAAACAGTGGGCGGCGCGACAGGACTGGAGACTCCCGATCGTCGAGGGCGACGGCGCGCTGTGA
- a CDS encoding TetR/AcrR family transcriptional regulator C-terminal ligand-binding domain-containing protein: protein MEAIAARAGVGKSTVYRRWGNLPDLLADAVDTITFASAPATTGNERHDLIEGIIAASGCMDPRRQRVISALLGSGLDQTELVDALRTRFIDATAAAMRTAVHEPADSDWPTASIDLAVVVGLLTSLPQITGHPIDRADFERIVDEAVLPLLERRSR from the coding sequence ATGGAAGCGATCGCCGCTCGCGCGGGCGTCGGCAAATCCACCGTGTACCGGCGGTGGGGAAACCTCCCCGATCTGCTCGCCGATGCAGTCGACACGATCACCTTCGCCAGCGCCCCAGCCACCACAGGCAACGAGCGCCACGACCTCATCGAGGGCATCATTGCGGCCTCGGGCTGCATGGACCCACGCCGTCAGCGCGTCATCAGCGCTCTTCTCGGCAGCGGCCTCGATCAGACCGAGCTCGTCGACGCGCTACGTACCCGCTTCATCGACGCGACCGCTGCAGCGATGAGGACAGCCGTGCACGAACCGGCCGACTCAGACTGGCCGACAGCATCGATCGACCTCGCAGTCGTCGTCGGACTCCTGACCAGCCTGCCGCAGATTACAGGCCACCCCATCGACCGCGCCGACTTCGAACGAATCGTCGACGAAGCGGTGCTTCCGCTCCTGGAACGCCGCTCCCGCTAG
- a CDS encoding glycoside hydrolase family 13 protein has translation MSGGERQEDWWRNAVIYEIYPRSFRDSNGDGVGDIPGMTMQLPYLRELGVDAVWVTPWYASPMVDGGYDVSDFTAIAEAFGTLEDAVTFIDEAHRHSLRVIIDLVPNHTSTRHPWFQQALGAAPGAPERDRYWFRPGRGMEGELPPNNWRSVFGGPAWSRVTDAGGTDDEWYLHLFAPEQPDLNWTNDNVRSEFDEILRFWFDTGVDGFRIDVAHGITKNPELPDIESSAGRHESALDPLEVSGAAITARHPHWDRDESHGIFQRWRAIADSYPPAGQRIFVAEAWRLRPNGLSRYLVSDELHTAFNLDFLGLSWSVDDIRRRITDHLALVEMVGAPATWVLGSHDVPRVVTRLGHESHWAHRGLDPSGTGTDLQQGLRRARAAALLILALPGSCYIYQGDELGLPEVEDLPDDRLQDPMWTRTGHAVRGRDGCRVPLPWRPDAPGFGFTTGEPWLPIPASWASLSVSEQRAAPDSTLSLYRTAIQLRKQHLDATGAELRWTGIDTTPGAPDAPDVLIFERGTRFRCVLNLSSTAAIAIPSDYTPILSSVPLEDGLIAPDTSVWLTKE, from the coding sequence ATGAGCGGCGGCGAGCGTCAAGAGGACTGGTGGCGCAACGCCGTCATCTACGAGATCTACCCGCGCAGCTTTCGCGACAGCAACGGCGACGGCGTTGGCGACATCCCCGGGATGACGATGCAGCTGCCCTATCTTCGCGAACTCGGTGTCGACGCGGTCTGGGTGACGCCGTGGTACGCCTCGCCGATGGTCGATGGCGGCTACGACGTCTCAGACTTCACGGCTATCGCCGAGGCATTCGGAACACTCGAGGACGCCGTCACATTCATCGACGAAGCGCATCGACATTCGCTGCGGGTCATCATCGACCTTGTCCCGAACCACACCTCCACGCGCCACCCCTGGTTTCAGCAGGCACTGGGGGCCGCTCCCGGCGCGCCAGAACGCGACCGGTACTGGTTCCGGCCTGGGCGCGGCATGGAAGGCGAGCTGCCGCCGAACAACTGGCGTTCGGTCTTCGGCGGACCGGCCTGGTCGCGGGTCACCGACGCAGGCGGCACCGACGACGAGTGGTACCTGCACCTGTTCGCCCCCGAGCAACCCGACCTCAACTGGACCAACGACAACGTCCGATCCGAGTTCGACGAGATCCTTCGCTTCTGGTTCGACACAGGCGTGGATGGATTCCGAATTGACGTCGCCCACGGCATCACCAAGAACCCTGAGCTCCCCGACATCGAGTCCAGTGCAGGGCGCCACGAGAGCGCCTTGGACCCGCTCGAAGTCTCGGGGGCGGCAATCACCGCTCGGCATCCCCACTGGGACCGTGACGAGTCGCACGGGATCTTCCAGCGCTGGCGTGCCATCGCGGACTCCTACCCGCCGGCGGGCCAGCGCATCTTCGTCGCAGAAGCCTGGCGCCTGCGACCGAACGGCCTGTCCCGGTACCTCGTTTCCGATGAACTCCACACCGCCTTCAACCTCGACTTCCTCGGACTCTCCTGGAGCGTTGATGACATCCGCCGTCGCATCACCGACCACCTTGCTCTCGTCGAAATGGTGGGAGCACCGGCCACCTGGGTGCTCGGCAGCCACGATGTCCCCCGCGTCGTCACCCGACTCGGTCACGAGAGCCACTGGGCGCATCGAGGCCTCGACCCGAGCGGTACCGGCACAGACCTGCAGCAGGGACTGCGCCGCGCACGGGCAGCCGCTCTACTCATCCTCGCGCTTCCCGGCAGCTGCTACATCTATCAAGGCGACGAGCTCGGACTGCCCGAGGTCGAAGATCTTCCCGATGATCGCCTCCAAGACCCGATGTGGACCCGCACCGGCCACGCGGTGCGCGGACGCGATGGATGCCGCGTGCCTCTCCCATGGCGGCCGGACGCGCCCGGCTTCGGCTTCACCACGGGCGAGCCGTGGCTCCCCATCCCCGCGTCCTGGGCGTCCCTCAGCGTGAGCGAGCAACGCGCCGCTCCCGACTCCACGCTCTCGCTGTACCGCACAGCGATTCAGCTGCGCAAGCAGCACCTCGATGCGACAGGCGCAGAACTGCGCTGGACTGGCATCGACACAACTCCCGGCGCACCCGACGCACCCGACGTCCTTATCTTCGAACGCGGCACCCGATTCCGGTGCGTCCTCAATCTCTCCAGTACCGCCGCCATCGCCATCCCCTCTGACTACACCCCGATTCTCTCCAGCGTTCCCTTGGAAGACGGCCTCATCGCGCCTGACACCAGCGTCTGGCTCACGAAGGAGTGA
- a CDS encoding SDR family NAD(P)-dependent oxidoreductase, translating into MHSTASSAGAVVVTGGGHGIGRAIVQRLLADSAHLVLIEFNEAAASRLRRELDPAHASIITGSASDEAIASHAIEVSREHGGLSGWVNNAAVFADVQLQDADADSFLRSVDANVRPVVVGCRSAITEFRAIHRPGTIVNLSSHQAARAVPGAAGYVTAKAAIEGFTRAMAVDQGPAGIRVNAVAPGSIVTERYTAYLDSLPSADAARARAANDAAHALHRVGRAAEVADVVRFLLSDESSFITGATIPVDGGRTVLAVDAEVRQ; encoded by the coding sequence ATGCACAGCACCGCTTCATCCGCGGGAGCCGTGGTCGTGACCGGAGGCGGGCACGGCATCGGGCGGGCGATCGTCCAACGCCTGCTCGCGGATTCCGCACACCTTGTCCTCATCGAGTTCAATGAGGCAGCGGCATCGAGGCTGCGAAGGGAACTCGATCCGGCGCACGCAAGCATCATCACCGGGTCGGCCAGCGACGAGGCCATCGCCTCCCACGCGATCGAGGTGTCGCGCGAACACGGCGGACTGAGCGGCTGGGTCAACAACGCCGCGGTCTTCGCCGACGTGCAGCTGCAGGACGCCGACGCGGACAGCTTCCTGCGCTCCGTGGACGCCAACGTCCGCCCGGTAGTCGTGGGCTGCCGGAGCGCGATCACCGAGTTCAGGGCCATCCACCGACCAGGGACGATCGTCAATCTCTCTTCGCATCAAGCAGCCCGGGCTGTTCCCGGAGCGGCCGGATATGTCACCGCCAAAGCGGCGATCGAAGGCTTCACGCGTGCCATGGCCGTCGACCAAGGTCCCGCCGGGATTCGCGTGAACGCCGTCGCCCCGGGCTCGATCGTCACGGAAAGGTACACCGCCTACCTCGACTCTCTGCCGAGCGCCGATGCCGCCCGCGCCCGCGCCGCCAATGACGCCGCCCACGCTTTGCACCGCGTCGGACGCGCAGCCGAAGTCGCCGACGTGGTGCGCTTCTTACTGTCCGATGAGTCCAGCTTCATTACGGGCGCGACGATCCCGGTGGACGGCGGCCGCACCGTCCTCGCCGTTGACGCGGAGGTCCGACAATGA